From the Pangasianodon hypophthalmus isolate fPanHyp1 chromosome 17, fPanHyp1.pri, whole genome shotgun sequence genome, one window contains:
- the LOC113543958 gene encoding GTP-binding protein Di-Ras2, with translation MPEQSNDYRVVVFGAGGVGKSSLVLRFVKGTFRESYIPTIEDTYRQVISCDKSICTLQITDTTGSHQFPAMQRLSISKGHAFILVYSITSKQSLEELKPIFEQICQIKGDVESIPIMLVGNKIDETSGREVETSDGEAMSKRWKCAFMETSAKTNHNVKELFQELLNLEKRRTVSLQIDGKKNKQQKRAEKLKGKCVVM, from the coding sequence ATGCCAGAGCAGAGCAACGATTATCGTGTGGTTGTGTTTGGGGCTGGCGGGGTCGGCAAGAGTTCCCTTGTCCTGCGCTTTGTGAAGGGGACATTCCGCGAGAGCTACATCCCCACCATCGAGGACACGTACAGGCAGGTAATCAGCTGTGACAAGAGCATCTGCACCCTTCAGATCACAGACACAACAGGCAGTCATCAGTTCCCTGCCATGCAACGCCTGTCCATCTCTAAGGGTCACGCCTTCATCCTGGTCTACTCCATCACCAGCAAGCAGTCTCTGGAAGAGCTAAAGCCCATCTTCGAACAGATCTGCCAGATCAAAGGTGACGTGGAGAGTATTCCTATCATGCTGGTGGGCAACAAAATTGATGAGACCAGTGGCCGTGAGGTGGAGACCAGCGACGGCGAGGCCATGTCGAAGAGGTGGAAGTGCGCGTTCATGGAGACTTCAGCCAAAACCAACCACAATGTAAAAGAGCTCTTCCAGGAGCTGCTGAACCTGGAGAAGCGCAGGACTGTCAGCCTCCAGATCGACGGCAAAAAGAACAAGCAACAGAAACGGGCTGAGAAGCTTAAGGGAAAGTGTGTTGTCATGTGA
- the syk gene encoding tyrosine-protein kinase SYK isoform X1 codes for MADQVQFLSFFYGNITREEAEDYLRQAGMSNGLYLLRQSRNYLGGFALSVAYNHQCYHYTIERELNDTYAIAGGKSHRSPVDVVEYHAQESDGLVCLLKKPCNRPRGVEPKVGAFEDLKEQLIRQYVQQTWKLKGASLEQAIISQRPQLEKLIATTAHEKMPWFHGTITREDSEPRLLNNPRTNGKFLIRQRDNNGSYALCLLHHGQVMHYRIDRDKAGKLSIPDGKKFDTLWQLVEHYSYKPDGLLRVLTDPCPRPEGPPALPGNHPELGGTSGILSRFRSASFPKPGLKKTTLKRCKEKILEVCPSKITTYLRKNNETDNPYARTATVLATDDLPMSTEVYESPYADPDELRSTTVDRKNLLLEDGELGSGNFGTVLRGTYQMRKTQKPVAVKILKNGENNAAVKDEMLREAQVMQQLDNPYIVRMIGICEAENLMLVMELAELGPLNKYLQKNRLAIKNVTELVHQVSMGMKYLEEHNFVHRDLAARNVLLVTQHYAKISDFGLSKALTSEQDYYESKGHGKWPVKWYAPECMNFFKFSCKSDVWSFGVLMWEAFSYGQKPYKGMKGNEVIQMIENGERMAAPPSCPPEMYNLMIKCWTYRAEERPGFAVVEPRLRDYYYDISQ; via the exons ATGGCAGACCAGGTGCAATTCTTGTCCTTCTTCTATGGCAACATCACTCGAGAGGAAGCTGAGGACTATCTGAGGCAAGCAGGCATGAGCAACGGTCTCTACCTGCTCCGCCAGAGCCGCAACTACCTGGGTGGATTCGCTCTGTCCGTGGCCTACAACCATCAGTGCTACCACTACACCATCGAGAGGGAGCTGAATGACACATATGCCATAGCAGGTGGAAAATCCCACCGCAGTCCAGTGGATGTGGTGGAATACCACGCACAGGAGTCAGACGGCCTGGTGTGTCTGCTGAAAAAGCCCTGCAATCGGCCTCGGGGTGTCGAGCCCAAGGTGGGGGCTTTCGAGGATCTGAAGGAGCAGCTCATCAGGCAATATGTACAGCAGACATGGAAGCTAAAG GGTGCCTCATTGGAGCAGGCTATCATCAGTCAGAGGCCTCAGCTGGAGAAGCTGATTGCCACCACGGCACACGAGAAGATGCCCTGGTTTCACGGGACCATCACACGGGAAGACTCTGAGCCACGTTTACTCAACAACCCCCGCACCAATGGCAAGTTTCT AATCCGGCAGCGAGATAACAATGGCTCCTATGCACTCTGTCTCCTCCATCATGGCCAAGTCATGCACTATCGCATCGATAGGGACAAAGCTGGCAAACTCTCCATTCCTGATGGGAAAAAGTTTGACACTCTTTGGCAG CTGGTGGAGCATTATTCCTACAAACCTGATGGCCTGCTCCGGGTGCTGACTGACCCCTGTCCACGACCTGAAG GCCCACCTGCACTTCCTGGAAATCATCCAGAG CTGGGTGGCACAAGTGGAATTCTCTCCAGATTCAGATCCGCTTCCTTCCCCAAACCTGGTCTCAAAAAG ACAACGTTAAAGAGGTGTAAAGAAAAGATCTTAGAGGTTTGCCCCAGTAAG ATCACAACATATCTTCGCAAAAATAACGAGACTGATAATCCTTATGCTCGGACGGCAACAGTGCTTGCCACAG ACGATTTACCCATGAGCACTGAGGTGTATGAGAGTCCATATGCTGACCCTGATGAACTACGCTCAACCACAGTGGACCGGAAAAACTTGCTCCTGGAGGATGGAGAGCTTGGCTCAGGCAATTTTGGCACAGTTCTTAGGGGCACCTACCAGATGAGGAA AACACAGAAACCGGTAGCAGTAAAGATCCTGAAGAATGGAGAAAACAATGCTGCAGTAAAGGATGAAATGCTTCGTGAGGCTCAAGTCATGCAGCAGCTTGACAACCCCTACATAGTGCGTATGATCGGCATCTGTGAGGCCGAGAACCTCATGTTGGTCATGGAGCTGGCTGAGCTCGGCCCTCTGAACAAGTATCTGCAAAAGAACAG ACTTGCCATTAAAAACGTCACCGAGCTTGTGCATCAGGTCTCTATGGGGATGAAGTACCTGGAGGAGCATAACTTTGTTCACAGAGACCTGGCAGCCCGCAACGTGCTGTTAGTCACCCAGCACTATGCAAAAATCAGCGACTTTGGCCTGTCCAAAGCCCTCACCAGTGAGCAGGATTATTATGAG TCTAAAGGTCACGGTAAGTGGCCTGTGAAGTGGTATGCACCTGAATGCATGAACTTCTTCAAGTTCTCCTGTAAGAGTGACGTGTGGAGCTTCGGAGTGCTGATGTGGGAGGCTTTTTCATATGGACAGAAGCCATACAAG
- the syk gene encoding tyrosine-protein kinase SYK isoform X2, with protein MADQVQFLSFFYGNITREEAEDYLRQAGMSNGLYLLRQSRNYLGGFALSVAYNHQCYHYTIERELNDTYAIAGGKSHRSPVDVVEYHAQESDGLVCLLKKPCNRPRGVEPKVGAFEDLKEQLIRQYVQQTWKLKGASLEQAIISQRPQLEKLIATTAHEKMPWFHGTITREDSEPRLLNNPRTNGKFLIRQRDNNGSYALCLLHHGQVMHYRIDRDKAGKLSIPDGKKFDTLWQLVEHYSYKPDGLLRVLTDPCPRPEGPPALPGNHPELGGTSGILSRFRSASFPKPGLKKITTYLRKNNETDNPYARTATVLATDDLPMSTEVYESPYADPDELRSTTVDRKNLLLEDGELGSGNFGTVLRGTYQMRKTQKPVAVKILKNGENNAAVKDEMLREAQVMQQLDNPYIVRMIGICEAENLMLVMELAELGPLNKYLQKNRLAIKNVTELVHQVSMGMKYLEEHNFVHRDLAARNVLLVTQHYAKISDFGLSKALTSEQDYYESKGHGKWPVKWYAPECMNFFKFSCKSDVWSFGVLMWEAFSYGQKPYKGMKGNEVIQMIENGERMAAPPSCPPEMYNLMIKCWTYRAEERPGFAVVEPRLRDYYYDISQ; from the exons ATGGCAGACCAGGTGCAATTCTTGTCCTTCTTCTATGGCAACATCACTCGAGAGGAAGCTGAGGACTATCTGAGGCAAGCAGGCATGAGCAACGGTCTCTACCTGCTCCGCCAGAGCCGCAACTACCTGGGTGGATTCGCTCTGTCCGTGGCCTACAACCATCAGTGCTACCACTACACCATCGAGAGGGAGCTGAATGACACATATGCCATAGCAGGTGGAAAATCCCACCGCAGTCCAGTGGATGTGGTGGAATACCACGCACAGGAGTCAGACGGCCTGGTGTGTCTGCTGAAAAAGCCCTGCAATCGGCCTCGGGGTGTCGAGCCCAAGGTGGGGGCTTTCGAGGATCTGAAGGAGCAGCTCATCAGGCAATATGTACAGCAGACATGGAAGCTAAAG GGTGCCTCATTGGAGCAGGCTATCATCAGTCAGAGGCCTCAGCTGGAGAAGCTGATTGCCACCACGGCACACGAGAAGATGCCCTGGTTTCACGGGACCATCACACGGGAAGACTCTGAGCCACGTTTACTCAACAACCCCCGCACCAATGGCAAGTTTCT AATCCGGCAGCGAGATAACAATGGCTCCTATGCACTCTGTCTCCTCCATCATGGCCAAGTCATGCACTATCGCATCGATAGGGACAAAGCTGGCAAACTCTCCATTCCTGATGGGAAAAAGTTTGACACTCTTTGGCAG CTGGTGGAGCATTATTCCTACAAACCTGATGGCCTGCTCCGGGTGCTGACTGACCCCTGTCCACGACCTGAAG GCCCACCTGCACTTCCTGGAAATCATCCAGAG CTGGGTGGCACAAGTGGAATTCTCTCCAGATTCAGATCCGCTTCCTTCCCCAAACCTGGTCTCAAAAAG ATCACAACATATCTTCGCAAAAATAACGAGACTGATAATCCTTATGCTCGGACGGCAACAGTGCTTGCCACAG ACGATTTACCCATGAGCACTGAGGTGTATGAGAGTCCATATGCTGACCCTGATGAACTACGCTCAACCACAGTGGACCGGAAAAACTTGCTCCTGGAGGATGGAGAGCTTGGCTCAGGCAATTTTGGCACAGTTCTTAGGGGCACCTACCAGATGAGGAA AACACAGAAACCGGTAGCAGTAAAGATCCTGAAGAATGGAGAAAACAATGCTGCAGTAAAGGATGAAATGCTTCGTGAGGCTCAAGTCATGCAGCAGCTTGACAACCCCTACATAGTGCGTATGATCGGCATCTGTGAGGCCGAGAACCTCATGTTGGTCATGGAGCTGGCTGAGCTCGGCCCTCTGAACAAGTATCTGCAAAAGAACAG ACTTGCCATTAAAAACGTCACCGAGCTTGTGCATCAGGTCTCTATGGGGATGAAGTACCTGGAGGAGCATAACTTTGTTCACAGAGACCTGGCAGCCCGCAACGTGCTGTTAGTCACCCAGCACTATGCAAAAATCAGCGACTTTGGCCTGTCCAAAGCCCTCACCAGTGAGCAGGATTATTATGAG TCTAAAGGTCACGGTAAGTGGCCTGTGAAGTGGTATGCACCTGAATGCATGAACTTCTTCAAGTTCTCCTGTAAGAGTGACGTGTGGAGCTTCGGAGTGCTGATGTGGGAGGCTTTTTCATATGGACAGAAGCCATACAAG